Within the Maniola hyperantus chromosome 7, iAphHyp1.2, whole genome shotgun sequence genome, the region GATAAGATACGACCGATAAAACAGTCTACGTATCAACCTGtggcacagaatataatatgacatatatctacctaatatgtctacagtacgcggcagataataacgtacctacatcgacctttagaaagagattacggttttgtagagcattgtctctctcgtcgagactgacaaaacgttacataggtatgagtgatagagacaacgatatctacaaagccgaaatctcattctaaagatcgatgtacggttggcctcagaattcgagtagccaTTCCGCAAAATTATTGCATGAAAAAGCAGTCGCACTTACGACCTCtttctataaacacgccacaTAGATGTACGCACAACCGTGTCGTGCAGTGCAAGTAAATTTGATCATTAAGGTGCTACATCGTGTTTTGGCCTTTGACtacacattattttctgccgcgtactgtacctgtgTTGTGGGTGCTCGTGGTATCAActatagctacctacctagtgtTCTTTACGTCTGCTGTGGTTAACATCGTGCATATTGTGTTAATTAATGCGATTTAAAGTATCAAATTCCTCTCAAAATATTTCTTTGGCTTTTATATAGATCGAGAAAAAACTGTTATTTGGCAATGACTTGCTTGTATGGGCCATGTGGATTTAAAaaattggattttcaaaaaaaaaagcgGCTGATTTATTTTTACCTGTGTAATTAGCCGCCAATGTAGGCAACGTATTTTTTGTCATGGGTAAACAATTTAAGatatggtttttttaaatagagatagcgagcaaacgagcaggcgagtcacctgatgtttgaattattattttactagcttatgcccgcgacttcattcgcgtggactacacaaatttcgaacccctattttacccccttaggggttgaattttcaaaaatcctttcttaacggatgtcaacgtcataatagctatctgtatgccatatttcaacccgatccatccagtagttggactgtgcgttgatagatcagtcagtcagtcagtcattcagtcattcagtcagtcagtcagtcaccttttccttttatatatatagattattattgaCACCGAACAGGACAAAGTGCAACCCGTGCCTGGGGTTTTTTAATAAACGATAGTCTTGTACCTTTAATTTCTCATCAAATTCAGACAACGAGCATAGGTATATAAGCGagatcgtacaattttcctgtTAGTACACTACAAGCTGCAAGATGAAAACGTGCTTCTGCGTTTTGCTAGTGGCAGTTGGTGCGTCTGCGTACGCGCATGGTAGCTCACACACACAACACAACCATGGCGGACAACAAGGAGCAGGTGGGTTGACTTTACTCACCTAGCTAaccaactttttatttttttttaacactttatgcatataattttattatagggtataatattgttatagggtataatatttttatatggtataatttttacttactagctgatctacctggcttcgctcgagtgaaaTTTTATATGACTGTAATATATTATGGGCACAACATAATAtcctttacttggtaggtaagtactattatgtattctgctGTGGTGTTGGACAGATATGGAATCACCAAATTCACGATTAGGCCAATTCGgagctacgagtaggtacctacctcttatacatggcatagtatTGTAAATAGAACTTAATTTGCAATGAATAtgaagagcaaccgccgagtttcttcctgatttttctcggtaggaagggcgttccgaaccagttaGTAGATTCAGTTGACGACAATaccacttgtaaaagtttatttatatataaaaaagcaaCATGCAGCTAAATTGAACGTTTTACTTATCTTTTCGGGCTCCAGGacctaatattttaataaaagaaagGGGGTGAAACAAAACATTCAAAAGGTTGAGGGCTTGAATCTTGTACAGATAAAGAaatcatgaaaaaaataaaatctaagtaaataagtaggtgACTTTTTTATTTCCTCAATAGAGCCTCAACAGCCAGTGGTAGTGTCACCCGCTGGAGAATTTCGCGGAGGATACAATGTgacgcggcgcgggcgcaggtTCGAGACCTACCGCGGCATACGTTACGCGGAGCCACCTGTGGGCAACTTGAGGTTCCAGGTAAGATTGCCATAGGTCTAtctattactataatattatgtatgaaaCGGGTGAgtttcacgctttgatttctacctaagtagtttcttttattatgctttcaatatttttttcgtctcgaaaaatcaaagagttcccattttaaaaaaacctaaaaggACACCGAAAAAGCCCCATTTAAATTACATACAGATACATTCCGGAGATTGTACTTgtagtcccggaaaatcaacgattACCAAacggatttttataaaactgaaacttacgcggacgaagacgcgggcattatctagaaCAAAAACATACTTAGTAAGAACATCGGGAAAATTGaataatatgaaactatttcagtgtttgtttttttaattaatttttcagcCACCTAAACCAATTCTTAGCTACAAAAGCGCAGTGGACGCGAGCGAAGATGGTCCGGCGTGTCCTCAACCTACCGATCCGGATTACTATATCGACGAGGACTGTCTCACCATCAACGTCTATACGCCGCTTAAAAAGAACAGGTGAAGTCATTTAAGCTTGGACGATCTAAGAGATCGATGGGTAGAGTAGAAAAATTAGTGGGACATCTTTACAAAAGTGTTACTTTACAAAACCACGACTCTTTAGAAAAAAACgatagatatagtacgcgacaggtcgtgatggcaatcggggtggggacgcacaGCCCCCACACTAACCCGGTGTGGTCATCGGTGGTCGGAGGTCATCGAGCCTACTGAAGGAAAATGTAAGTGGGTAATTTGGTTCTCTAGtcaataatagtattttcactcTTTTCAGGTCCAAACCGTTACCAGTAATCTTCTACATCCACGCCGGTGGTTATTACTCTGTGACAGGACGCAGTGACCTAGCTGGCCCGCACTACCTTCTGGATAGAGACATCGTGCTGGTTACCATCAACTACAGGCTGGGCTCGCTTGGTAACTAAGAATGAACCcgtatacagtagccggcaagaaatattgtgcatcgatctttagaatgagatttcagctttgcagagcgttgtctttgtcactcataagTGACGtcttgtcggtttcaacgacagagacaatgctttacgAAACcgcaatctctttctaaaggtcgatgtacattattttctgccctGTACTCAgcgccgtctttaacctattggaggccctaggcacattagaataacgggacccctatgatcttgacagagtaggtactattttcttagaatagACAAAGAAAGTAGATAATAGTCCAGCAGCCGCTGAGTGTCGGATATAAGTTGGTCTTGACTGGTTAACAATCTCTATCGTCGTTTGTTCGAGAGGTTCTTTATAAATATCGGTCAGTCGATTATAGaatggtgatctggcagggattagtgggcccctatcgatcgtgggccctgggcacgtgcccagagtgcccagtgggaaagagggccctgCCTGTACTGTACTATATTATTGTgccaagtatagtacgcgacaggtcgacatagcaATCGAGGTTGTGAGGTGGGGGgcgcccagcacacccgcacgtcacctgggctatcccgcatcgggttagcgcgggagctgtgcggggcatccccaaaccgattgctatctctacctgtcgcgtactataactcgTTTGAAGTACAAGACGATCTATCCAATCCAGCAAACCTGTTTCGCAAATTTACTAGTACAAGACGAAAAATGaccctaggtaggtacaaataaatgcattgtAATGTCCATTATCGCTATCTATAGTCCACGTCTATTACCAGTATTACCGCGAAACCTATTTACGAAGTCATCTCGGTTGGTTACTGAAGTTAgccaattaggtacttacttatttcacacaatatttttatcaaaacacTTCTCTTAATCGGTAGATATACGTAGATATAGCTATTGAGATACGAGTTAGACCTATAGGAGGTTCCTCAGTTAGGAGGCTCCTTAGTTACTTACAGCCTCAGGGTTTGCATTGCACCTGAGTCCTGAACTATCTATTTATCTTGAAATATTCGAGAAACCCATCTATCTAAtgatttaagtaataaaattagtcacacaTTACATGAATAAGCAACCTCCATCGATGTACAACCTCAATATGAATGTCTAAAATGATCTTCCAGGTTTCCTTAGTACAGGCGACGAGGTGGCCCCGGGCAACAACGGCTTAAAGGATCAGGTGGCAGCACTAAAATGGGTGCAACGAAACATTGCTTCTTTCGGTGGTGACCCCAAATCCGTGACGATTGCAGGCTGCAGCGTGGGTTCTATGAGTGTGATGCTGCATATGATCTCGCCTATGTCTAAAGGTAATGAGATGTTTGTGCTTtcgttccgtaccgcaaaaggaaaaaagaaacccttataggatcacttcattgcctgtccgtctgtctagaAAAGTGAATCAAAATCTATacctagggtacttcctgttgacgaTGATTCTATCAtgaaaattagtaggtaggtatgtattttacaattaaaataaaaaatccgaaCACTGGATTTGTGCTTAGGTAGGGTAgctatatcacaaaaaaaaaaacgaaatgtgttatatcttgtacgatggtacgaaaccttacgtgtgcgagtccgactcgcacttgaccagtttttaataAGGTTAACAGTAATGTCAGTCTAGTGGCTATCTTATTCGACTGCAGAACTTGAGGTTTAACTCTCGGGTGCGAGTCCCGATGGGCCAAAAAAGGAACTGGGGTTTTCTGTAAAGAAATTCTCAGTAACAGTACCTAAAGCTGTGGTAACAGCCTGGATAGAGTAGAGCCTCAGGTCACAGTATAAGGAGAAACACAGcagtccgacgcctttgatctcgtggtaaatgacgaccacgaCGACTCTTCAATACAGGGCCAGGAACTATTGGAACCGTCTCAGTTTGCTcccttaccgcacgattgctctgtctagaaagctagacggcttcgtcgaacctctgtagGTAATAATTCTTAAATGTGCTCAGGTGTCATACCTCACTGCCTCGTAAAGTAAGTAAAGCAGTTGATCCTGTTTCTTTTGTCGTCTCGGATTACCCTCCCATTGGAATATGAGAGGAAGAGAAGAGTATCTTGTATACTATCCAGTAATAAAGATTCTTTACAATAACTCCATTATTGTAATATAGTTACCTaactagatattttttattgacaAAGGTCTATTTCATCGCGGCATCTCAATCAGTGGGTCACCGATATTTGCCTTCCCTTCGCCGGACAACCTGTACCACTTAGCAGAGAAGCAAGCGCGTTTGTTGGACTGCCCCACTGACAACTCTAAAGTAATCGTCGATTGCCTGAAGACGAAGGGTTGGCGAGAGCTCGGAGACTCTTTAGATGGATTCAGTGTAAGTACGTTTACTTTCTtaagaatttatttaaattctttGAGTTTTAATTCATCAACAACATCAACTA harbors:
- the LOC117983767 gene encoding carboxylic ester hydrolase-like isoform X1 — translated: MKTCFCVLLVAVGASAYAHGSSHTQHNHGGQQGAEPQQPVVVSPAGEFRGGYNVTRRGRRFETYRGIRYAEPPVGNLRFQPPKPILSYKSAVDASEDGPACPQPTDPDYYIDEDCLTINVYTPLKKNRSKPLPVIFYIHAGGYYSVTGRSDLAGPHYLLDRDIVLVTINYRLGSLGFLSTGDEVAPGNNGLKDQVAALKWVQRNIASFGGDPKSVTIAGCSVGSMSVMLHMISPMSKGLFHRGISISGSPIFAFPSPDNLYHLAEKQARLLDCPTDNSKVIVDCLKTKGWRELGDSLDGFSEFAYDPIMIWWPVVEKDYGQERFLTMEPLDAIRQGKMHAVPHIISQTTDEFFWKAFTILENQTLTDQMNAEWDRIAPITFIMPRENPRRATQKLFTEYLHNRPLQNDSESAKNLGLLYTDGVESFPVHRMANVMCRHSPHPVWYYEFSYIGAHSHYRDPETNKPVGAAHHDDLIYLFGLSAFPNIATEGRDAILVDRMTAIWYNFARYGDPNPRGDLPELEGLQWPAMKPEDRKYLRIADNLTVHTNLKEDRIKIWEELYPIQY